A section of the Dehalobacter sp. DCM genome encodes:
- a CDS encoding glucose-1-phosphate thymidylyltransferase, which produces MKALILSGGTGTRLRPISYTNAKQLLPLANKPIIVYLIEKVVKAGIHDIGIIVGETQEQVKQTLGNGDQWGVSITYIYQEGSLGLAHAVRTASGFIDGSDFVMILGDNIFSMGLESVIENFYTYRANTAVLLDRVTNPSQYGVAVVNDNEITALCEKPKEYISDLVLTGVYVFDKSIFTAIGRIKPSRRGELEITDAIQNQLTSGGRVTYELVQGWWKDTGTLQDLLEANRLTFDDIENIELPDKDNQGIILDDSLMTGKILTGNNVYLKNSRIIGPVHIDDDAVIIDSTIGPYTAIGKRCQIMGSTIENNIVLNDASIMNVPKKIFGSLIGRNVSLKGSENEVTMLFLGDDTVIEL; this is translated from the coding sequence TTGAAAGCGTTGATTTTAAGTGGGGGAACGGGTACGCGGCTCAGGCCCATCAGCTATACGAACGCCAAACAGCTGCTCCCCCTCGCCAATAAACCAATCATAGTTTATCTCATTGAAAAGGTAGTTAAGGCAGGTATCCATGACATCGGGATTATCGTAGGCGAAACCCAGGAGCAAGTTAAACAGACACTTGGTAACGGAGATCAATGGGGCGTTTCGATCACGTATATTTATCAGGAGGGTTCGCTTGGACTGGCTCATGCTGTGCGTACGGCTTCAGGCTTTATTGACGGCAGTGACTTTGTGATGATTTTGGGCGACAATATTTTCAGCATGGGACTAGAAAGTGTTATAGAAAATTTTTATACCTATAGAGCCAATACAGCGGTACTTCTCGATCGGGTGACCAACCCCAGCCAATACGGGGTTGCTGTTGTCAATGATAATGAAATCACCGCACTTTGCGAGAAGCCAAAGGAATATATCAGCGATTTGGTACTCACAGGCGTATATGTTTTTGATAAAAGCATTTTCACAGCCATTGGCAGAATTAAACCTTCTAGACGCGGTGAACTCGAAATAACGGATGCAATCCAAAATCAACTGACTTCCGGAGGCAGGGTAACTTATGAGTTGGTTCAGGGTTGGTGGAAGGACACCGGTACACTGCAGGATTTATTAGAAGCAAACCGTCTAACCTTTGACGATATCGAAAATATCGAATTGCCTGATAAGGATAATCAAGGTATTATCCTGGATGATTCATTGATGACTGGGAAAATCCTTACGGGAAATAACGTCTATTTAAAAAACAGCAGGATTATTGGCCCGGTCCACATTGATGACGATGCAGTCATCATCGACAGCACAATCGGTCCGTATACAGCGATAGGCAAGAGATGTCAAATTATGGGTTCGACTATCGAAAATAATATTGTACTGAATGATGCCAGTATCATGAATGTGCCTAAAAAGATTTTTGGAAGCTTGATCGGCAGGAACGTGTCGTTAAAGGGGTCTGAGAATGAAGTCACTATGCTTTTCCTCGGCGATGACACCGTTATTGAACTTTAA
- the hpt gene encoding hypoxanthine phosphoribosyltransferase translates to MERVIAKVLVNEEQIKKRVAELGEQITHDYADKNLLIIGIFKGAVPFLADLIRQIRIPIRYDFMAVSSYGSSTNSSGAVRILKDLDRSIEDCHVLIVEDIVDTGLTLQYLKENLLGRQPLSLKIVTFLDKPERRKVDIHPDYNGFVIPNEFAVGYGLDYNELYRNLPYIGVLKPEIYEQ, encoded by the coding sequence ATGGAAAGAGTGATCGCCAAAGTCCTTGTCAATGAGGAGCAAATTAAGAAAAGAGTCGCTGAACTTGGCGAACAGATCACGCATGATTACGCGGACAAGAATCTTCTGATCATTGGAATTTTTAAAGGAGCAGTGCCTTTTTTGGCTGATTTGATTCGGCAGATACGGATCCCGATACGATACGACTTTATGGCTGTGTCCAGTTACGGGAGTTCAACGAACTCTTCAGGAGCTGTTCGGATATTGAAAGATTTGGACCGCAGTATTGAGGATTGTCATGTTCTCATTGTAGAAGACATCGTGGATACGGGCTTGACACTGCAATATCTGAAAGAAAACCTGCTTGGCAGACAACCGTTAAGCCTGAAAATTGTTACGTTTTTAGACAAACCGGAGAGAAGAAAAGTAGACATTCACCCGGATTACAATGGATTTGTCATCCCAAATGAATTTGCGGTCGGTTATGGTCTCGATTACAACGAGTTGTACAGAAATCTTCCGTATATCGGTGTATTAAAACCGGAAATATATGAGCAGTAA
- a CDS encoding HesA/MoeB/ThiF family protein, whose translation MDRDMEKKLRSGRYQRNFDLLTGEDQLKLQSSTVAIVGCGGLGGFLAEELTRIGVGHLILIDGDVVEISNLNRQLFALEDNIGEPKVKAAKERLLKVNSQTVIDSYEQWFTEETGNSLLAGADLVCDALDTGKARLILENTCHDLGIPLVLAAIGGWYGLVGVSFPGDNIAVKLFGQDRQGIEKQLGNPAFTPAAIASLAVAEAVKVLIGKPASLHRSILYMDLLTMKFDRFSI comes from the coding sequence ATGGACAGAGACATGGAAAAAAAGCTTCGATCGGGTCGTTATCAGCGGAATTTTGACCTTCTTACGGGAGAGGACCAACTGAAATTACAATCATCCACTGTAGCAATCGTCGGTTGCGGAGGACTGGGCGGTTTTCTTGCGGAAGAGCTTACCCGTATCGGTGTCGGGCATCTGATCCTGATCGATGGCGATGTCGTTGAAATAAGTAATCTCAACCGGCAGTTGTTTGCCCTTGAGGACAATATCGGTGAACCCAAAGTCAAAGCAGCAAAGGAAAGGCTGCTCAAGGTCAACTCGCAAACGGTGATCGATAGTTATGAACAATGGTTTACGGAAGAGACAGGAAATTCCCTGCTCGCCGGGGCAGATCTTGTTTGTGATGCTTTGGACACGGGCAAGGCACGACTTATCTTGGAGAATACCTGTCACGATCTGGGCATTCCGTTAGTACTCGCAGCAATCGGGGGTTGGTATGGCCTGGTAGGCGTCAGTTTTCCGGGGGATAACATTGCAGTGAAGCTGTTTGGGCAGGACAGGCAAGGAATCGAAAAGCAACTGGGCAATCCTGCATTTACCCCGGCGGCTATCGCCAGCCTGGCGGTGGCTGAAGCTGTCAAAGTCCTGATTGGGAAGCCAGCATCATTACATAGAAGCATTTTATATATGGATCTTTTAACCATGAAATTTGATCGGTTCAGTATCTAG
- a CDS encoding DegT/DnrJ/EryC1/StrS family aminotransferase, giving the protein MINPIYVTQPALPELQDMCTMLEKIWQSKQLSNHGQMVRQLENKLASYLGNDNLSVFANGTIALQIACKTLDLRGEVITTPFTFAATAHALAWSGIRPVFCDIEEDSFTLDPNHLEALITEETTGILPVHVFGNPCQIGKIEAIAAQYKLKTLYDAAHAFGVKASGRPIGSYGDISMFSFHATKVFHTVEGGALSFKDPALKKRADRLRNFGLNDDNLVSEPGTNGKMNEIQAAVGLLLLETVTEEIEKRKVLITLYHQLLSNIPGIRMILPQIDITPNYPYCVIRIDSREFGLTRDALYQELMTRNIFSRKYFYPLCSNFGCYRSLPSASLNHLPIANRVADSVLSLPLYGNLAESDVARICDIIRKISKQRQIK; this is encoded by the coding sequence ATGATAAATCCAATCTATGTAACCCAACCCGCCCTACCCGAACTGCAAGACATGTGTACCATGCTGGAGAAGATTTGGCAGAGCAAGCAGTTAAGTAATCATGGGCAGATGGTGCGTCAGTTGGAAAATAAACTTGCTTCCTATCTCGGAAATGACAATTTATCTGTATTTGCCAATGGCACCATTGCCCTGCAAATCGCTTGCAAAACGTTGGATCTGCGCGGTGAGGTTATTACAACGCCCTTCACCTTCGCCGCTACCGCACATGCCTTGGCTTGGAGCGGTATTCGCCCAGTTTTTTGTGATATCGAAGAAGACAGCTTCACACTGGACCCGAATCACCTGGAAGCGTTGATTACCGAGGAAACAACGGGAATTCTTCCGGTTCATGTTTTCGGTAATCCCTGCCAAATAGGAAAAATTGAAGCAATTGCGGCTCAATACAAGCTTAAAACACTTTATGACGCCGCCCATGCTTTTGGCGTTAAAGCAAGCGGCCGCCCCATCGGGAGCTATGGCGATATTTCCATGTTCAGCTTTCATGCTACGAAAGTATTTCACACCGTTGAGGGCGGCGCGCTGTCCTTCAAAGATCCAGCACTTAAAAAACGAGCAGACCGCCTGCGTAATTTTGGTCTTAATGACGATAATTTGGTTTCCGAACCGGGTACGAACGGAAAAATGAATGAAATACAAGCTGCCGTCGGACTTTTACTCCTTGAAACCGTGACCGAGGAAATCGAAAAAAGGAAAGTCTTGATAACGCTTTACCATCAGCTGCTATCGAATATACCCGGCATTCGTATGATTTTGCCCCAAATAGACATTACACCCAATTATCCCTATTGCGTTATCCGGATCGATTCACGCGAATTCGGCCTTACACGCGATGCCCTTTATCAGGAATTAATGACGCGCAATATCTTTTCACGCAAGTATTTCTATCCGCTGTGCAGTAATTTTGGGTGTTATCGCTCCCTACCCTCGGCTTCTCTTAACCATCTGCCAATTGCGAACAGAGTTGCCGACTCAGTGCTTAGTCTGCCGCTATACGGTAATCTTGCAGAATCGGATGTTGCTCGGATTTGTGATATCATACGCAAAATAAGTAAACAAAGACAAATTAAATAA
- a CDS encoding prepilin peptidase produces MLENTLVAVFVLIYGLIIGSFLNVCIYRIPIGKSVAKGRSYCPHCDSLIPWYLNIPLFSYLCLRGRCGNCQAPISPIYPLVEALNGILYLLAWYTYGLSVEGLFAAILLSLLVVVAFIDMKHKIIPNSLVIMIFVLGVLHAVYQSVYLGVDWYLGIIGLVAASVPLLLIMLIYPQGMGGGDVKLMAAAGVFLGPKILLALFIGALCGGFFSFFLLACRKGTMKSEIPFGPFLSFGIFTAVIFGEALLSLYLSTFF; encoded by the coding sequence GTGCTGGAAAATACATTGGTTGCCGTCTTTGTTTTGATCTATGGCCTGATCATCGGCAGTTTTTTAAATGTGTGCATTTATCGGATTCCGATTGGAAAGAGTGTCGCCAAGGGACGTTCCTATTGCCCCCATTGTGATTCGCTGATCCCGTGGTATCTGAACATTCCTCTGTTCAGTTATCTTTGTCTGAGGGGGCGCTGTGGGAATTGCCAAGCGCCGATTTCTCCGATATACCCGCTCGTCGAAGCACTAAACGGGATTCTGTATTTACTCGCTTGGTATACCTACGGGCTGAGCGTGGAAGGCTTATTTGCCGCTATTCTTTTGTCGCTATTGGTCGTTGTGGCCTTTATTGATATGAAGCACAAGATCATCCCCAATAGTCTTGTTATCATGATATTTGTTCTTGGTGTATTGCATGCGGTTTACCAGAGTGTTTATCTCGGGGTGGATTGGTACTTGGGGATCATCGGCTTAGTGGCTGCCTCTGTCCCGCTGCTGCTGATCATGCTTATTTATCCGCAGGGGATGGGCGGCGGTGATGTTAAGCTAATGGCGGCAGCCGGAGTGTTCCTGGGACCAAAGATACTGCTTGCCTTGTTCATCGGCGCTCTGTGCGGAGGATTTTTCTCGTTTTTTCTTTTAGCATGCCGTAAAGGAACAATGAAATCGGAAATCCCGTTTGGGCCTTTTCTTTCTTTTGGGATATTTACTGCGGTGATCTTTGGAGAAGCTCTTCTTTCTCTGTATTTATCGACTTTCTTCTAG
- the rfbB gene encoding dTDP-glucose 4,6-dehydratase: protein MRVILVTGGAGFIGCNFIKYFLEADNEAIIINYDKLTYAGDYTHIKDLEGHGRYYFVRGDIATSQVKKIIRECDPDYVVNFAAESHVDRSISDPMIFGQSNIMGTLNLLECLREFWSIEGKGTIPREKRFLQISTDEVYGSLCFADDPVTEESHIQPNSPYSASKAAADLLVRAYARTYQFPVLITRCCNNYGPYQNEEKFIPACIKRALNNEPLAIYGDGSNIREWIHVRDHCTAIAKVLFSGELGEVYNVGSGEEVSNSAMAAMILRQLGKPEDAVIKVADRPGHDWRYALNSNKVKTKLGWECQYGLEEGIRDTVQWYRENQ, encoded by the coding sequence ATGAGAGTCATTTTGGTGACCGGCGGAGCCGGATTTATCGGATGCAATTTTATTAAGTATTTTCTGGAAGCGGATAATGAGGCAATTATTATCAATTATGACAAACTGACTTATGCCGGAGACTATACTCATATCAAAGACCTCGAAGGACATGGACGGTACTATTTTGTCCGGGGAGATATTGCCACCAGCCAGGTAAAAAAGATAATTCGAGAGTGCGATCCGGACTATGTGGTCAATTTTGCTGCCGAATCGCATGTTGACCGAAGTATTTCCGACCCGATGATTTTTGGGCAAAGTAATATCATGGGGACTCTTAATTTGCTGGAGTGTCTGAGAGAATTTTGGAGTATTGAGGGCAAAGGCACTATCCCCAGAGAAAAACGTTTTCTTCAAATTTCTACAGATGAAGTGTATGGAAGCCTTTGTTTTGCTGATGACCCAGTTACAGAAGAATCCCATATTCAACCCAACAGCCCTTATTCGGCTTCGAAGGCAGCCGCTGACTTATTGGTACGGGCTTACGCCAGAACGTATCAATTTCCGGTGCTGATTACCCGCTGCTGTAATAATTACGGTCCTTATCAGAATGAGGAGAAATTTATACCTGCTTGCATTAAACGCGCTTTGAATAATGAACCGCTTGCTATCTATGGGGACGGCTCGAATATACGTGAGTGGATCCATGTACGCGATCACTGCACGGCGATTGCCAAAGTATTGTTTTCCGGAGAACTCGGAGAAGTTTATAATGTGGGGAGCGGAGAAGAGGTTTCGAATAGTGCGATGGCAGCCATGATCCTGCGTCAGCTTGGCAAGCCTGAGGATGCGGTCATTAAGGTTGCTGACAGGCCGGGACATGACTGGCGTTACGCTTTAAACAGCAATAAAGTAAAGACTAAGCTAGGATGGGAATGCCAATATGGCTTGGAAGAAGGTATCCGTGACACGGTTCAGTGGTATCGGGAGAATCAATAA
- a CDS encoding glycosyltransferase, producing MDPGIAEEIISPDAQHSPGTTPPPFISFVTFNRMGLTIQNINNILNSDENFEMHIIDCNSKDDTWEYIKGLQDERIKSKTRFCVNRGPIYVLNYNLKKRKPNQYFFTIDSDVFIRTKDWLSKYIAVFEAFPEVGLLGVMRDNPYPRYLPPVIPRVKGDLSYLQLKNAAVDVIMDFIPGSLQGLRPELFEQIGYWSEECGYGDAELSPRITHYTSYKVGFMTNVEIDMTQSIGCDQCAALNSCSLNKSVKTCFMLAKQTNRNESFAKYAKWKYLELFNELAEGKRTAYCASLLDPASREGHVYHETWALENFEYYLRRSN from the coding sequence ATGGATCCCGGGATTGCCGAAGAAATAATTTCACCGGACGCACAGCATTCTCCAGGTACTACCCCGCCTCCGTTTATCAGCTTTGTTACGTTTAACCGAATGGGCCTTACGATTCAGAATATAAACAATATCTTAAACTCGGATGAAAATTTCGAGATGCATATCATCGACTGTAATTCCAAGGATGATACCTGGGAATATATCAAGGGTCTTCAGGACGAACGCATAAAATCAAAGACCCGGTTTTGTGTTAACCGGGGTCCGATCTATGTTTTGAACTATAATCTTAAAAAAAGAAAACCTAATCAATATTTCTTCACCATTGACAGCGATGTCTTTATCCGCACCAAAGATTGGCTAAGCAAATATATAGCCGTATTTGAGGCTTTTCCAGAAGTGGGCCTTCTCGGTGTGATGCGCGACAACCCCTATCCCCGTTATTTGCCCCCAGTTATACCCCGAGTCAAGGGAGATCTGTCCTATCTCCAGCTGAAAAACGCCGCTGTTGATGTTATCATGGATTTCATTCCCGGCTCCCTTCAAGGCTTGAGACCGGAACTATTCGAACAGATCGGCTACTGGAGCGAAGAATGCGGCTACGGTGATGCCGAACTTTCGCCAAGGATTACGCATTACACCTCATATAAAGTGGGTTTCATGACCAACGTAGAGATCGATATGACACAGTCTATAGGCTGTGACCAATGTGCCGCTTTGAATTCCTGTTCTTTAAATAAAAGCGTCAAAACCTGCTTTATGCTCGCCAAGCAAACTAACCGCAACGAAAGCTTTGCTAAATATGCCAAGTGGAAATACCTCGAACTCTTTAATGAATTAGCCGAAGGAAAACGGACAGCGTATTGCGCTTCCCTTCTGGATCCTGCCTCACGGGAAGGACATGTGTATCATGAAACTTGGGCCCTGGAGAATTTTGAATACTACCTCCGCCGCTCAAATTAA
- a CDS encoding DUF5052 family protein has product MKKKQKMVFILVALIAVCLMFPACASVQSAMENLQGSLVGDNFKILTYDDYGNNTLTAQGRNINIGLFKNYANETGEGYASEVLEITVEGKQLLHVGSTIIFAEKGINMIKDFDLQYLKNATTQGKATFVALDRSVNNYTNLIGKKKTIIVKSQMGILIGVYQGDRVLVEIPTDLPKMTRLIIDGKSLYIHRADYEIFDTGMFK; this is encoded by the coding sequence ATGAAAAAAAAACAAAAGATGGTATTTATTTTGGTTGCGCTAATTGCTGTTTGCCTCATGTTCCCGGCTTGCGCCTCTGTTCAAAGCGCTATGGAAAACCTACAGGGATCGCTGGTAGGGGATAACTTCAAGATTCTTACTTATGACGATTACGGTAATAATACGTTGACCGCTCAAGGGAGAAATATCAATATCGGGTTGTTTAAAAACTATGCCAATGAAACAGGAGAAGGTTATGCTTCAGAGGTTCTGGAAATCACGGTGGAAGGAAAGCAGCTTCTTCATGTAGGATCGACAATCATCTTTGCCGAAAAAGGGATCAATATGATCAAGGATTTCGATTTGCAGTACCTCAAAAATGCAACAACCCAAGGGAAAGCAACGTTTGTTGCCCTGGATAGATCGGTGAACAACTACACTAATCTGATCGGTAAAAAGAAGACAATTATCGTTAAATCCCAAATGGGCATTTTAATCGGCGTGTATCAAGGGGACAGAGTGCTGGTGGAAATCCCAACTGATTTGCCTAAAATGACACGTCTCATTATTGATGGCAAATCTCTCTATATCCACCGGGCCGATTACGAGATTTTTGATACAGGTATGTTCAAATAG
- a CDS encoding KilA-N domain-containing protein, which produces MPKDKNFKDTIFAKGTEITVISSEDENDYISLTDIAKYKTDENPGYMIQNWMRNRNVVQFLGLWERLNNPKFNCLEFEAIENEAGLNSFVLTPKKWIEKTGAIGMTSKQGRYAATFAHSDIAFEFASWISPEFKLYIIKDYQRLKADENSHLSIGWNLNRALAKINYRIHTDAIKEVLIPPDVTPQKQNITYANEADLLNVALFGMTAKEWRLDNIDAKGNVRDEASLQQLIVLSNMESLNAEFIRQGLPQKERLLRLNASAKQMMRSLLDSAGIERMKQLEPPKKSSAQTIEREEIRKLRNSKKKLMLDE; this is translated from the coding sequence ATGCCAAAGGATAAAAACTTTAAGGATACTATTTTCGCTAAAGGGACTGAGATCACTGTTATTTCCAGTGAAGATGAGAATGATTATATTTCATTGACCGATATCGCAAAATATAAAACAGACGAAAACCCTGGTTATATGATACAGAACTGGATGAGAAATCGTAACGTAGTTCAATTTCTTGGCTTATGGGAGAGGTTAAATAATCCAAAATTCAATTGCCTCGAATTCGAGGCAATTGAAAATGAAGCTGGACTCAATAGTTTCGTTTTGACACCTAAAAAGTGGATTGAAAAAACAGGAGCTATCGGTATGACTTCGAAGCAAGGCCGTTATGCAGCTACCTTTGCGCATTCCGATATCGCCTTTGAGTTTGCCTCATGGATTTCGCCGGAGTTTAAACTTTACATTATTAAAGATTATCAACGCTTAAAAGCGGATGAAAATAGCCACCTGTCAATTGGCTGGAATCTCAACCGTGCTCTTGCGAAAATTAATTATAGGATACATACGGACGCCATCAAAGAAGTACTAATCCCACCGGATGTTACTCCGCAGAAGCAGAATATTACTTATGCCAATGAAGCTGACCTTTTGAATGTTGCTTTGTTTGGTATGACTGCTAAAGAGTGGCGACTGGATAATATTGACGCTAAAGGAAATGTCCGTGACGAGGCATCACTTCAGCAGCTTATTGTTCTGTCAAATATGGAAAGCTTGAATGCAGAGTTCATCCGCCAGGGGTTACCTCAAAAAGAACGTCTCCTGAGGCTTAATGCCAGCGCTAAACAAATGATGAGATCACTGCTGGATAGTGCAGGTATTGAACGAATGAAGCAGTTGGAACCCCCTAAGAAATCAAGCGCACAGACTATTGAACGAGAGGAAATTCGCAAGCTCAGAAATTCAAAGAAGAAGCTGATGCTGGACGAATAG
- a CDS encoding glycosyltransferase family 2 protein, protein MAAPLISYITFNRLGLTVKSLSSILKSREDFELAIVDNNSRDGTWNYIQELTDKRIKYKTRLPVNLGHVYALNHNLSKRRDNQYFIAVENNVIVETPNWLTTIMRAFRVFPDIGLLCIHDNFPPPNLPQVKPRVKNEIICMEFSKEQALPSDAHDHYVPGDILCLKPDLIRKIGYFSEENYHGSMELFNRANNYTPHKTAILLNVAISIPSQVTCAECPCQNICELDTPQKTCITLYEELNSNAAFRKKFYWKYNETCKDLISGARTPYCTSQFSDDSVSSVPYNLDWAIENLQFYIEKGN, encoded by the coding sequence ATGGCAGCCCCATTAATCAGCTATATCACTTTCAACCGGCTCGGCCTAACAGTGAAGAGCCTGTCCAGTATTTTAAAAAGCAGGGAAGATTTTGAGCTTGCTATCGTCGATAATAACTCCAGAGACGGTACCTGGAATTATATCCAAGAGCTTACTGACAAACGCATAAAATATAAAACTAGGCTTCCTGTCAATCTGGGGCATGTCTACGCTTTAAACCATAATCTTTCCAAGCGGCGTGATAACCAATATTTTATTGCTGTTGAAAATAATGTTATTGTCGAGACGCCAAATTGGCTGACCACTATCATGCGTGCCTTTAGAGTTTTCCCGGATATCGGCTTGCTCTGTATCCATGACAACTTCCCTCCGCCCAACTTGCCGCAAGTCAAGCCAAGGGTCAAGAATGAGATTATCTGTATGGAATTCTCCAAAGAACAGGCATTACCGTCCGACGCGCATGATCATTATGTACCCGGCGATATCCTCTGTCTAAAACCAGATCTTATCAGAAAAATTGGCTATTTTAGCGAGGAAAACTATCATGGCAGCATGGAGCTATTCAACAGGGCAAACAATTATACGCCGCATAAAACCGCAATATTATTAAACGTTGCCATTTCCATCCCTTCACAAGTCACCTGTGCAGAATGTCCCTGCCAAAACATCTGCGAACTTGATACACCACAGAAAACCTGCATCACACTGTACGAAGAACTCAATTCAAATGCCGCGTTTCGTAAGAAATTCTACTGGAAATATAATGAAACATGCAAAGACCTGATCAGCGGTGCCCGTACACCTTACTGTACATCGCAATTCAGCGATGACTCGGTCTCATCTGTGCCCTACAATCTGGACTGGGCTATAGAGAATTTACAATTCTATATCGAAAAAGGAAATTGA
- a CDS encoding TnpV protein: MKFFLFTGRLNAYLREVDVKAQEMYDRMVREYSQQGVSEQLTWYNAPR; this comes from the coding sequence GTGAAGTTTTTTCTTTTTACTGGAAGGCTAAATGCCTACTTACGCGAAGTTGACGTTAAAGCCCAGGAGATGTATGACAGGATGGTCAGAGAATATTCCCAGCAAGGTGTAAGCGAGCAGCTCACCTGGTATAACGCGCCCCGCTGA
- the guaA gene encoding glutamine-hydrolyzing GMP synthase, translating into MERDLVLVLDFGGQYNQLIARRVREAKVYSEMISYRTPIDKIREMAPKGIIFSGGPASVNQEGAPLIDPAIYELGVPILGICYGMQLMTVQLGGSVEKPDAREYGITEITIETDEGVWSGIQGTRQCLMSHGDSVTVLPAGFEGAAHTANTPVAAIACHQKKFYGVQYHPEVKHTPEGQAMLENFLYKICGCHGNWTMESFIKSQITEIQNKVGNKKVLCALSGGVDSSVAAVLVHKAIGDQLVCIYVDHGFMRKNESAQVKETFTNKFRLNLDFVDASERFMAKVKGISEPEEKRKRIGNEFIRLFEDEARKLGQIDYLVQGTLYPDVVESGTETAETIKTHHNVGGLPEDMQFELIEPLRMLFKDEVREVGRELGLPEEIVWRQPFPGPGLAIRIIGEITEEKLSLLRDADAIIREEIINAGLHHEVWQYFAVLPSIRSVGVMGDGRTYGYPIILRAVTSDDAMTADWAKLPYELLETISNRVVNEVHGVNRVVYDITSKPPGTIEWE; encoded by the coding sequence ATGGAACGCGATCTAGTATTAGTTTTGGATTTCGGCGGACAATATAATCAGCTGATTGCCCGTCGGGTGAGGGAAGCTAAAGTATATTCAGAAATGATCTCATATAGGACCCCAATTGATAAGATCAGAGAAATGGCTCCTAAGGGGATCATATTCTCGGGTGGACCTGCCAGTGTGAATCAAGAGGGAGCGCCTTTGATTGATCCTGCAATTTATGAATTAGGTGTACCCATCCTGGGCATATGTTATGGAATGCAGCTCATGACGGTACAGCTGGGCGGCAGTGTGGAAAAGCCCGATGCCCGGGAATACGGAATTACCGAAATTACCATTGAAACCGATGAGGGCGTCTGGTCTGGAATTCAGGGAACGCGTCAGTGTCTGATGAGCCATGGCGATTCTGTAACCGTTTTGCCTGCTGGCTTTGAAGGAGCTGCCCATACGGCGAATACACCGGTCGCAGCGATAGCCTGCCACCAAAAGAAATTCTATGGTGTGCAATATCATCCCGAGGTCAAACACACACCCGAAGGACAAGCCATGCTTGAAAATTTCCTTTACAAAATTTGCGGTTGTCATGGCAATTGGACAATGGAATCGTTTATCAAGTCCCAAATCACGGAGATTCAGAATAAGGTCGGAAATAAAAAGGTATTATGTGCATTAAGCGGCGGTGTAGATTCTTCTGTCGCTGCGGTTCTCGTGCACAAGGCGATTGGTGATCAATTGGTGTGTATTTATGTCGACCATGGCTTTATGCGTAAAAACGAATCGGCACAGGTCAAAGAGACCTTTACCAATAAATTCCGTTTAAATTTGGATTTTGTTGATGCATCGGAACGGTTTATGGCCAAGGTCAAAGGGATATCCGAGCCTGAAGAAAAACGCAAACGGATCGGTAATGAATTTATCCGCCTATTTGAAGACGAAGCCCGCAAATTAGGCCAAATCGATTACTTGGTACAGGGTACTCTCTATCCCGATGTCGTCGAAAGCGGCACGGAAACGGCAGAGACGATCAAGACGCATCATAATGTCGGTGGCCTGCCGGAGGATATGCAGTTTGAACTGATTGAGCCCTTACGCATGCTCTTTAAAGATGAAGTGCGTGAAGTCGGACGTGAATTAGGGCTGCCGGAAGAAATAGTCTGGCGCCAGCCATTCCCCGGGCCGGGATTAGCCATTCGTATCATCGGTGAGATTACCGAAGAAAAATTGTCGCTCTTACGTGATGCCGACGCGATAATTCGGGAAGAAATAATTAACGCAGGGCTTCACCATGAAGTATGGCAGTACTTTGCTGTCCTGCCTTCAATCCGCAGTGTCGGTGTTATGGGAGACGGAAGAACCTACGGCTATCCGATCATCCTTCGCGCTGTCACCAGCGACGATGCGATGACAGCAGACTGGGCCAAACTGCCGTATGAACTTCTGGAGACCATCTCCAATCGGGTGGTTAACGAAGTCCACGGTGTGAACCGTGTCGTCTATGACATCACCAGCAAACCCCCCGGCACGATTGAGTGGGAATAA